The DNA segment CCAGATCGCTGCCGAGAAGGGCAACAAGGCGCGCGGCCTCACGCTCGACTACGGCTACTACCTCAACGACAAGTGGAATTTCGGCGTTCGCTATGCGCAGCACGACGTTCTCTATGCCACCATCGGCACCGCTACCTGGGGAGCCAGCGACAAGCGGGTTATCAAGCAGCTTACCTTCGCGGTGAACTACCACCTGTCGCCGGCGACGCGCGTCACCTTCAACCTGGAACCGCGCGATGCCAAAGCGCCCAACCCCAATGCCAACGCGATCAACGAGGCCAACTCTCAAATCGTGGTCAACGCGGTCGGTGCTCGCTACGGCCTGCTGCTGACGCATCAGTTCTGAGGCTCGGCGAAACGATGAAAACGGTTTCTGCTGTGGTGGCCATCATCCTGGGCCCGGCGCTGGCCATGTCGGCGGGCGCCCAGGCGCCGGCCGACTACTCTGCCTATCCGTGCCTGAGTTATACCCTGGCCTGCGGCAAGAGCGCTACGCGCAAGCCGCAAACGAAGACACTCGAGGGTGCCCTCAACGGCAATGCCGAAAAAGGCCGGCAGATCGCCCAGGCCCGCGACAAGGGCAACTGCCTCGCCTGCCACCTCATGAAAGGCGGCAGCCAGCCCGGTACGCGCGGGCCGGATCTCAGCCACTACGGCAACGCGGGGCGCAGTGACGCGGAAACCTACACGGCAATCCACGACATGCGCACGCGCAATCCCGAAACACTGATGCCACCCTTCGGCACCAACGAAATCCTGAGCGACCTGGAGATCCGTGACGTCGTCGCGTTTCTCCAGGCCTCCAAATGAGGACCGGCATCATGCGAATGAAGATCCGCGCATGGGTGTTATCCGCCATCGCCGCACTGGGAACGACTGCGACGGTCGCAAGCGACGAGCCTTATCGTGAATATTATCCGCAGGCCCGCATCGATCCGGCCAGGGGGGTGAATGGAGACATCGGCTTCAGCGATACCCTGCCGTACTGGCGCAACGAGGAAGAGGTCGAACGCAACGCCAAATGGGTCGGCGATCCGAACGAACAGTGGAAGCTCAACTGGAAGTTCATGGACCTCGATCGCATCGACCTGCATCCGGGCCATCTGGCGGTCGACGAAGGCGAGGCGATGGTGGCAAAGCTCGCCAAGCGCGACCCGGCATTCCTCACCTGCCTGGCCGACGGAGGCACGAAGCTGAACGGACTCGCAGCGGGCTATCCCAAGTATGACCGGGCTCTCGGTCGCATTGTCACCGTGGAAAGCCGCATCGAGCACTGCGCAAAGAGCGTACTTAACGAGGAAATCCGGCAGGGCTCGCCGGCCAACAACAAGATCGCTGTCTATTTCAAGTCGCTCAGTGGCGGTACGCCGATCAAGGTCAACATCGGAGACGGCAAAGTGATGGAAGCCTATCGTCGTGGCGAGAGACTCTTCTACAAGAAAACCGGCCAGCTCAATTTCGCCTGCGCCTCCTGCCATGTTCCCGGGAGCATCATGGGCCACAAGCTGCGCGGCGAAACGCCGACCACGCCCTTCGCCGACGCGGCGCACTACCCCACCTACCGTACGCCGGTCGGCGCGCTGGAATCGATCCAGGAGCGCTTCGCCCGCTGCCTGGGTCAAATGCGCACCGTGCAACTCAAACCGGGCGATCCGGCATTCGTGGATCTCGAAGTCTTCATGACCGTGCTGTCCAACGGCTATCCGGTCTCGGTTCCCTCGGCTCGTTGAGCCGGTCACTTTTCATTTCCTGGAGTCACACAATGAATAGGTTACGCAGATTGATACTTAAAGGCAGCGCCGGCGGCAGCGTACTGGCTTGCGCCCTTGCTTCCGGGCTGCTGCGCCCAACCGCGGCTTTCGCCATCGATTGGAACAAGACGGGGTTCGAAGCAAAGGCGGTCGCCGACGCACTGAAGCACATCGGTGCCGCAGGCGCCACCGAAAGCGCCGAGATCCTCATCAAGGCGCCGGATATCGCCGAGAACGGTGCGGTGATTCCGATCGAGGTGACAAGCCGCATCGCCGGTGCCGAATCGATCTCCCTGCTGGTCGAAAAGAATCCGTTTCCGCTACTGGCCCATGTCGATCTGGTGAACGGCACCGAAGGCTATATCAACACCCGCTTCAAGATGGGCCAAACCTCCGTGGTCAAGGTTGTGGTCAAGGCCGGCGGCAAGCACTACATCGCCAGCCGGGAAGTCAAGGTCACTATCGGCGGCTGCGGCGGCTAGAAGAACACTCAAGGAGCAAGCAATGGCAGAACTCATGAAAATCCGTACCAAGCTGGTCGACGGCTCGGCTCATATCGTCGCGCTGATCATTCATCCGATGGAAACCGGGCAGCGCAAGGACCCGCGCACCGGTCAGGCCTATCCCGCGCATTTCATCCAGAACGTGACGGCCACGATCAATGACAAACCTGTGCTGATCGCCCAGTGGGGCCCGGCGATTTCAAAAAACCCCCTGCTCGGCTTCCGCGTCAAGGGTGCCAAGGCCGGCGACAAGCTGGTGATCGCCTGGGAAGACAACAAGGGCGAAAAGGCACGCTCCGAGGCAACGATCGCCTAACCTGGATACATAAAACTCCATGAAACCAAGACACCAAAAACTTGCCGCAAGCTTCGTCGGTACGCTCTGCGTGGTCGGTATGGCGCTTGCCGCCGGCCCCGCCAAAACTTCCAAACCCCAACCCGCCGCCGACCAGCGCGCACCGCTCGTGCTGCTCGATGCGGAACGCCATCTCGTGCTCGAGGAAATGCGCAATTTTCTCGCGGTGCTGCAGACCATAACGGATGCCCTGCCGCGCGAGGACATGAAAGAAGTCGCACGTGCGGCCCGCAGCATGGGCAGCGGCGCCGCCAACGAGATTCCTCCCGTCACGGTGGCCAAGCTGCCCGAGGAGTTCAAGGTTCTTGCCGGTGGCGTGCACACCAGCTTCGACTTGATCGCCCTCGATGCGGAAAGCTTGGGCGATCCGAAGCACACCGTATCGCAGGTCGCCGAAATGCTGCAGAAATGCAACGCCTGTCACGGCATCTATCAGATCAAGGTGGGCAAGGACGTTCGAGCGAAGAGCAAAGCGAATTGAAGAAAGTTTCTTCTCCAAAGGAGACGCACATGCAAACCCGACGACTTGCCCTGTTCGTGGCCGCCATGGCCGGCGTGATCGCCGCGCCGCTGCCCTTCCCGGTGGCGGCGCTTGCCGCCGATGCCGCGACCATGCAGCCGAAGGAAGGCTGGTACAAGGCCCTGGTCGATTTCGACTTCATGCGCCAGAACGTGGACATCCCTCTCAAGAAGGGCGTGATGATCATCGATTCGCGGCCCGCGGCGCGCCAATACGATCCCGGCCACATCCCCGGCGCGGTGAACATCCCCGACAGCCAGTTCGACAAACAGGTCGCCAAACTGCCCGCCGACAAGGCCACCCTGCTGCTGTTCTACTGTGGCGGTGTTGACTGCATGCTGAGCCACAACTCGGCTTTCAAGGCCGAGAAACTGGGCTTCACCAACATCAGGGTTTACCCGTCCGGCATGCCTGACTGGAAGGCGAAGGGCGGGCCGATTTCGGTTTCGGCAGCCTTCATCCAGAAGCTGATCGACGACAAGGCCGCCTATGTCCTGATCGATGCGCGCCCAAAGCGCGTGGCCGACAAGGGCATGATCCCGACCGCGATCAACATTTCCGACACCGAATTCGACAAGCATGTCGACAAGCTGCCGACGGACAAGGCGATGCCGCTGATCTATTACTGCGGCGGCCTGGAGTGCGTGCTGTCCGACAAGTCGGCGGAGAAGGCCAGGAAGCTGGGCTACACCAACGTGCTGACCTACCCGCCGGGCTATCCGGAATGGGAGAAACTGCATGGCGCCCCGGCGCCTGCCGCTGCCGGCGGCAGCGGTGCGGCTGGCGGTGCGGCTGGCGGTGCGGCAGCAGCAGCGGCACTGGTGCCGGGCAAGGAAAAGGGCACGGTGACGGTGGCGTCCTTCGAGCAGGTCTGGAAGACGAACCCCGGTTCGGTGATGCTGGTCGATGTGCGCGATGCCAAGGAATTCGCCGCCGGCACCATCAAGGGCGCGGTGAACATTCCGATGAACGAGCTGGAGAAGAAGATCTCCGCGCTGCCGACGGACAAGCCGGTGGTCTTCGTCTGCGGTACGGGTGCGCGCTCCGGCGAGGCCTACGATACGGTGAAGCTGCTGGGCGGCAAAGTGCAGGCGTCCTTCATCGATGCCGACATCAAGTTCAATGCCGACGGCAGTTACGCGATGACGGCAAAGAAGTAGCGCTGGTATCTGCAACAGTCGGCGCTTGCGACACGGCGATTCCTCGCCGTGTCGCAAGCGCCGACTTTCTCGCAGTACTACTTGAAGGCGATGATGGCCTGATCCACCGCCAGGCTCTCGCCCGGCATGGCCAGCAGCTTTTCCACCACACAGTCGCGCTCGGCCTTGAGCACGTTCTCCATTTTCATCGCTTCGATCTTGGCCAGGATTTCGCCGGCCTTGACCTCCTGCCCTGCCGTCACGGCGATCTGCGTCAACAGGCCGGGCATCGGCGAGAGCAGGAACTTCGACATGTCGGGCGCGGCCTTGACCGGCATCAGCGCCTTCAGCACCGCCGTGCGCGCCGACATCACCTGCATGTCGGCCTGCACGCCCCAGTGGAACAGGCGATAGACCAGCCCGCGCCGCTCGACCTGCATGCAGATCGACTGGCCATTGAGCGTGCCGACATACAGCGGATCACCGAATTGCCAGTCGGAGCGCAACTCATAGTTCTCACCGGCGAAGCTGACATCCCAGCCGCCGTCCGCCTTGAGCACCCTCGCCTGATACTGTTCCGTCCCGAGCTGCACGACGAAGTCGTCGCCCGGCACGAATTCATGTCCCGGCATCTGCCCGGAGATGGTCGCATTGCGCGCCAGATACTGGCGATGGATCGCAGCCGCGACGGCCACCAGCATCGCCGGATCGTCGTGCGGCACGTCGGCGGCATTGAAGCCCTTGGGATACTGCTCGGCGATCAGGCCGGTGTTGAAGTCGCCTGAAAGGAAGCGCGGGTTCTGCATCAGCGCCGCCTGGAAGGCGATGTTGGAGGCCACGCCGCGAATCACGAACTGGTTCAGCGCATCGCGCATGCGGGCGATCGCCTGATCTCGCGTCGCGGCATGAACGATCAACTTGGCGATCATCGAGTCATAGAACATCGAAATCTCGCCGCCTTCATAGACGCCGGTATCGACGCGCACGCCCGCATTTCCGTGACCGGCTTCGGGCGGCGGCAGGTACTTCACCAGACGACCGGTGGAAGGCAGGAAACCGCGGAAAGGATCTTCGGCATTGATGCGGCACTCCATGGCCCAGCCGTTGAGCCTGACCTGCTCCTGGGTGAACGGCAGCTTTTCGCCCGCCGCAACGCGGATCATCAGCTCCACCAAGTCCAGCCCGGTGATGAGTTCGGTGACCGGATGCTCGACCTGCAAACGTGTGTTCATTTCCAGGAAGTAGAAGCTCTTGTCCTTGCCGACGACGAACTCGACGGTGCCCGCGCTCTGGTAATTCACCGCCTTGGCCAGGGCCACCGCCTGCTCGCCCATGGCCTTGCGCGTCGCCGGATCGATGAAGGAAGACGGCGCCTCCTCGATCACCTTCTGGTGGCGACGCTGCAGGGAACATTCGCGCTCGTGCAGATAGATCGTGTTGCCGTGGGCGTCGCCGATCAGCTGGATTTCGATGTGGCGCGGTTCTTCGACAAACTTCTCGACGAAGATGCGGTCGTCGCCAAAGGCATTCTTGGCTTCCGTCTTGCACGCGGCAAAGCCTTCGTGGGCTTCCTTGTTGTTGTAGGCCACGCGCAGGCCCTTGCCGCCGCCACCCGCCGAGGCCTTGATCATCACCGGATAGCCGATGCCCTTGGCGATCTCCACTGCCTGCTCGGGCGTGTCGATCGCGGCGTTGTGACCCGGAATGGTATTGACCTTCGCTTCCAGCGCCAGCTTCTTCGAGGCGATCTTGTCGCCCATCGCCGCCATCGAGTGGTGCTTGGGGCCGATGAAAATGATGCCGCTTTCCTCCAGCCGGCGAGCGAATTCGGGATTCTCCGAAAGGAATCCGTAGCCCGGATGCACCGCCTCGGCGCCGGTCTCCTTGCAGGCCGCGATGATCTTGTCGATCGAGAGATAGGATTCCTTCGACGGCGGCGGGCCGATGCAGACGGACTCGTCGGCCATCTCGACATGCATCGCATCCTTGTCGGCTTCGGAATACACCGCGACGGTGGCAATGCCCATCTTGCGGGCGGTCTTGATGACGCGGCAGGCGATCTCGCCGCGGTTTGCAATCAGTATTTTTTTGAACATGGCTTAAAACCTTTCGACGCAAAGGCGCAAAGACGCAAAGAAAGGCCGGGGCGCGAGATTCTTCATGGTTCTCTTTGCGCCTTTGCGTCTTTGCGTCGGAAATTGAATTTTCAAAGCGGAATGTTGCCGTGCTTGCGCCACGGATTCTCGATTTTCTTGCCACGCAGCATCGCCAGGCTGCGGCAGATGCGCTTGCGGGTTTCGTTGGGCATGATCACGTCGTCGATGAAGCCACGCGCGCCGGCGACGAAGGGGTTGGCGAACTTGGCCTTGTACTCGGCTTCCTTCGCCGCCAGCTTCGCCGGGTCACCCTTGTCCTCGCGAAAGATGATCTCGACCGCGCCCTTCGGCCCCATCACGGCGATTTCCGCCGAGGGCCAGGCGAAGTTCACATCGCCGCGCAAATGCTTCGAGGCCATCACGTCGTAGGCGCCGCCATAAGCCTTGCGCGTGATCAGCGTGACCTTCGGCACCGTGCATTCGGCGTAGGCATAGAGCAGCTTGGCGCCGTGCTTGATGATGCCGCCGTATTCCTGCGCCGTACCGGGCATGAAGCCGGGCACATCCACGAGGGTAATAATGGGGATGTTGAAGGCATCGCAGAAGCGCACGAAGCGGCCGGCCTTGATCGAGGACTTGATGTCGAGGCAGCCGGCCAGCACCATCGGCTGGTTGGCGACGATGCCCACGGTCTGGCCTTCCATGCGGGCGAAGCCGATGATGATGTTTTTGGCATGGTCGGGCTGGATCTCGAAGAAATCGGTGTCGTCCACCATCTTCAGGATCAGTTCCTTCATGTCGTAGGGCTTGTTGGCGTTGTCCGGCACCAGCGTGTCGAGCGAGAAGTCGAGCCGATCCGCCGCGTCACTGGTCTCCCGTACCGGCGGCTTTTCCTTGTTGTTGAGCGGCAGGTAGTTGAAGAAGCGGCGCAGCATCAGCAGCGCGTCGACGTCGTTCTCGAAGGCGAGGTCGGCCACGCCGGACTTGCTGGTGTGCGTCACGGCACCGCCGAGTTCCTCGGCCGTGACTTCCTCGTGGGTCACGGTCTTGACGACTTCCGGTCCGGTAACGAACATGTAGGAGGAATCCTTGACCATGAAGATGAAGTCGGTCATCGCCGGGCTGTACACCGCACCGCCGGCGCAGGGACCCATGATCATCGAGATCTGCGGGATCACGCCCGACGCCATCACGTTGCGCTGGAACACGTCGGCATAGCCGCCGAGCGCGGCGACGCCTTCCTGGATGCGCGCGCCGCCGGAGTCGTTGAGGCCGATCACCGGCGCGCCGACCTTCATCGCATGGTCCATGATCTTGCAGATCTTCTCGGCATGCGCTTCGGAGAGCGCGCCGCCGAACACCGTGAAGTCCTGCGAGAAGACGAACACCATGCGGCCGTTGATGGTGCCGTAGCCGGTCACCACGCCGTCGCCGGGAATGTGGCTTTCGCCCATGCCGAAATCGACGCAGCGATGTTCCTTGAACATGTCCCACTCTTCGAAGGTGCCATCGTCGAGCAGCATCTCGATGCGCTCGCGCGCGGTCAGCTTGCCCTTGCCGTGCTGGGCGTCGATGCGTTTCTGGCCGCCTCCCAGCGCCGCCCTGCCGCGCTTTTCGTCCAGTTGGTGAATGATGTCGTGCATGCGATGTCCTCCAATCAGAAACTAGAAATGGCGGCCGACCAGCGCCAGCAGGCGCTGCGCCGCGACGGTCGGCGTTGTCGTGCCGGCCTCGACGGAAACTGAAAGCTCGGCCAATGCGGACTTCACGGCCGGGTGTTCGCGAAAGCGGTTGCGCAGATCGGAATCGATTTGCTGCCACATCCAGGCCAGCGCCTGGTGGCGGCGCTTCGCCGCAAACTCGCCACTCGCAATCAGCGTGCTTTTGAACTTTTCGACGACCTGCCAGAACTCGACCAGGCCGTCCTTGCGGATGGCCGACAGCGTCAGCACCGGCGGTTGCCAGTTGGCCGATGCCGGATGCAGCATGGCCAGCGCCGAGCGCATTTGCGCGGCCGCCAGTTGCGCCGCCTTCGGGTCGATGTCGGCCTTGTTGAACACCACCAGGTCGGCCAGTTCCATGATGCCCTTCTTGATCGCCTGCAGGTCATCGCCGGCATTCGGCAACTGCAGCAGGACGAAGCAGTCGGTCATGCCGGCCACGGCGGTTTCCGACTGGCCGACGCCCACCGTCTCGACGATGATGATGTCGTAGCCGGCGGCTTCGCACAGCAGCAGCGCCTCGCGGGTGTGTTCGGCAACGCCGCCGAGGCTGCCCGACGACGGCGAAGGCCGGATGAAGGCTTCGCTGCGTTGCGAGAGCAGTTCCATGCGCGTCTTGTCGCCGAGGATGGAGCCGCCATGCACCGTCGACGACGGGTCCACCGCGAGTACCGCGACACGATGGCCGGCTTCGATCAGATGCATGCCGAGAGCCTCGATGAAAGTGGATTTGCCGACACCGGGGACGCCCGAGATGCCGATGCGCATCGACCGTCCGGTATGCGGCAGCAGTGCGTCGAGAAGTTTCTGCGCCCGTACCCGGTGCTCCGGGCGCGTCGACTCGACCAGGGTGATGGCCTTGGCCAGGTCGCGCCGGTTTCCCGCCAGCAGGCCGTCAACCAGGACTAGATCCTGCGCATCCACGTCGAGCTGGCCCAGTTCGGGCTTCGGCTGCATCGTCAGATCAGGCGCTGGCCGGCAGGTGTGCGGCGCGAATGGCGCGCAGCACCTCGTGGGCACATTGCGGAATCGGCGTGCCGGGGCCGAAGATGCCCGCCGCCCCGTCCTTGTACAACTGGCCATAGTCCTGCGCCGGAATCACGCCGCCGACGAAGACCACGATGTCGTTCGCGCCCTGCTCGCGCAAGGCCTTGACCAGCGCCGGCACCAGCGTCTTGTGCCCGGCCGCCAGCGTGGAAACGCCGATCGCATGCACATCGTTTTCGATGGCCTGGCGCGCGGCTTCTTCCGGCGTCTGGAACAGCGGGCCGACGTCGACGTCGAAGCCGAGGTCGGCAAAGGCCGTGGCCACCACCTTGGCGCCGCGATCGTGGCCGTCCTGGCCGAGCTTGGCGATCATGATGCGCGGACGGCGCCCTTCGGCGGCGGCAAAATTGTCGATCAGGTCGCGGATTTCCTGCATGGTTCCGTCCTCGCCGAAGGCGGCGCTATAGACGCCCGAAACGGTCTGGTTGGTGGCGCGATGCCGGCCCCAGACGGCTTCCAGTGCGTCCGAAATTTCGCCGACTGTAGCACGCTGCCGGCTGGCCTTGATCGCCAGGTCGAGCAGGTTGCCCTGGCCTGTTTTTGCCGCCTCGGTCAGCGCCGCCAGCGCCGATTGCACGGCGGCGCCGTCGCGCGTGGCGCGAATCTGCTTGAGGCGCACGATCTGCGCGTCGCGCACGGCGTGGTTGTCGACATCTAGCGTCTCGATCGGGGCTTCTTCCTTCAGCTTGTACTTGTTCACGCCGACGATGACATCCTGCCCGGAGTCGATGCGTGCCTGCTTCTGCGCGGCGCAGGTTTCGATCTGCAGCTTGGCCCAACCGCTTTGTACGGCCTGGGTCATGCCGCCCATCTTGTCTACGTCCTCGATGATGCGCCAGGCCTCGTCGGCGATGTCCTGGGTCAGCTTTTCCATCATGTAGCTGCCCGCCCAGGGGTCGATGACGCTGGTGATGTGCGTCTCTTCCTGGATGATGAGCTGGGTGTTGCGCGCGATGCGCGACGAAAACTCGGTAGGCAACGCAATGGCTTCGTCGAGCGAATTGGTGTGCAGCGACTGCGTGCCGCCGAACACCGCGGCCATCGCCTCGATCGTAGTGCGCACCACATTGTTGTACGGGTCCTGCTCGGTCAGCGACCATCCCGAAGTCTGGCAGTGGGTGCGCAGCATCATCGACTTCGGATTCTTCGGCTTGAACTCGTCCATGATCCGCCACCACAACAAGCGCGCGGCACGCATCTTGGCGATCTCGAGGTAGAAGTTCATGCCTATCGCCCAGAAGAAGGACAGGCGTCCGGCGAAGGCATCGACGTCCATGCCGCTGGCAATCGCCGTCTTGACGTACTCGCGGCCGTCGGCCAGGGTGAAGGCAAGTTCCAGCGCCTGCGTGGCGCCGGCTTCCTGCATGTGGTAACCGGAAATCGAGATCGAGTTGAACTTCGGCATGTTCTGCGCGGTGTAGCCGATGATGTCGGCGATGATGCGCATCGACGGCTCGGGCGGGAAGATGTAGGTGTTGCGGACCATGAACTCCTTGAGGATGTCGTTCTGGATCGTGCCCGAGAGTTGTTCCTGCGTCACGCCCTGCTCTTCGGCGGCGACCACGTAGCCGGCAAGTATCGGCAGCACGGCACCGTTCATGGTCATCGACACCGAGACCTTGTCGAGCGGAATGCCGTCGAACAGGATTTTCATGTCCTCCACGGAATCGATCGCCACGCCCGCCTTGCCGACGTCGCCGGTGACGCGCGGATGGTCCGAGTCATAGCCGCGATGCGTTGCCAGGTCGAAGGCCACCGACACGCCCTGAGCACCGGCCGCCAGCGCCTGCCGGTAGAAGGCGTTGGACGCCTCGGCCGTCGAAAAGCCGGCATATTGACGGATGGTCCACGGCCGCACCGCGTACATGGTGGCTTGCGGCCCGCGCAGGAAGGGCGCGAAACCGGGCAGCGTGTCGGCCCAGGGCAGGCCCTCGACATCGGCCCGGGTGTAGAGCGGCTTGACCGTCAGGCCTTCCGGCGTGACCCAGTCGAGTTTCGACAGATCGCCGCCGGGCGCCGATTTCGCCGCCGCCTTGGCCCAGGCTTCAAGCGAGGGGATGCTGACTTCGGATGCCTTGCTCATGTTCATTCCTTTTAGTTACGGCCGCTGCGCTTAACGCCGATGATGCCGGCGATAGCCTCCACTGAAACTTCGTTTTCAATCCGCTTGACTTCCTGACAAGGAGCCATGATACTGCATCCATAATTATGAATGCAAGACCATCGTCACATATTCTTACCGCGCCCGCCTTGTACGAACAGGTGGCCGAGCGCTTGCGCAGCCGCATCTTCGCGCATGAGTTGCCACCCGGCGGCTGGATCGATGAGCAAGCGCTCGCATCGGAGTACGGCATCAGCCGCACGCCGCTGCGCGAAGCCCTGAAAGTGCTCGCCGCAGAAGGCCTGGTGGTACTCAAGCCGCGTCGCGGCTGCTACGTCACCGAGTTGTCTGAACAGGACATCGACGAAGTCTTCCCGGTCATGGCCCTGCTCGAAGGCCGGGTTGCCGAAGAGGCGGCTCGCCGTGCCACCAGCGCCGACTTTGCCCATCTTGCCGCCATCCACGAAGAACTCGAACGGCATGCGGCGGCCAACGATGCCGACCGTTTTTTCGAAGCCAACCAGCGCTTCCACGCCGCCCTGCAGACCATCGCCGGCAACCGCTATCTGGCGCAACTGATCGATGACGCGCGCAAGGTCATCAAGCTCACCCGCCGCGACTCGCTGCGACTGGAAGGCCGCCTGAAGCAATCGCTGGCCGAGCACCGCGCGATCCTCGAAGCCCTGCGACTCAAGGATGCCGACCTGGCGGGGCAGCGCATGCGCGACCACCTGCTGTCCGGCCGTGCCGCGCTGGCACGACTGGCGACGTCGAACTGATCGTCCGCCGTCGCTACGGTCTCAGACGCCGTTCTGCCTGAACCACTCCAGCAATCGCTTCCAGCCATCCTCGGCCGGCTCCTTGCGGTAGGTCGGCCGGTAGTCCGCATGAAACGCGTGTGGTGCGTCGGGATAGACATGGATCTGCGATTTGCTGCCGGCCTTTTTCAGCGCCTCCCGCATGTCCTCGACCTGGTCCAGCGTGATGCCCTGATCCTTGCCGGCATACAGGCCCAGTACCGGCGCCTTCATCTGGGCCGCCAGATCGATCGGGTGCTTCGGCTGGCGCGCGGTCGGCGCCATTTCGAGATGCCCGTACCACGCCACTGCCGCCTTCAAAGCCGGATTGTGCGCAGCGTAGAGCCACGTCGTGCGTCCGCCGCGGCAGAAGCCCGTCACCGCGAGGCGCTGCGGATCGCCGCCGTTCTTTGCCGCCCAGGCGGCGGCCGCATCAAGGTCGGCCATGTGCTCGGCATCCGTGGCCGAAGCCACCGGACCCGCCAGGATTTCCTGAACATTGCTCATCTTCGCCGTTTCGCCGTGACGGATGTACATGTCCACCGCAATTGCCAGATAGCCGGCCTTGGCCAATCGACGGCAGACGTCGCGCAGATACTCGTGCACGCCGAAGATTTCATGGATCACCAGCACCGTCGGCAGCTTTGAGCCACCGGCCGGCATGGCACGATAGCCCGGCAATTCGCGATCGGCGGCAGGCACCTTGATGTCGCCGGCAATCAAGCCTTCGCTGTCGGTCTTGATTACCGTCTGCGCCGAGATAGGCTGCGTCGCGAGGGCAAAGCCGGCGCCGACGGCGGTGGCGATGAAGGAACGGCGGGTGAAGGGTTCGGACGGCAGAAGGCTGTCGAACTGCGCCTGCTCGTCGGTCTTTCTTGGGCTCTTTTTTTCCTGGGACTTGTTCATGCAGGTCTCCTTGGTTTCAGTCGGGGAACCCGTAAAATACGCCGACATCAAGGCAAACTCAATGAGGACAGCATGAGCACCCAATCCATCAGCCGCTTTCCCGTTCCGAAACTCGAAGA comes from the Sulfuritalea hydrogenivorans sk43H genome and includes:
- the soxZ gene encoding thiosulfate oxidation carrier complex protein SoxZ; translated protein: MAELMKIRTKLVDGSAHIVALIIHPMETGQRKDPRTGQAYPAHFIQNVTATINDKPVLIAQWGPAISKNPLLGFRVKGAKAGDKLVIAWEDNKGEKARSEATIA
- a CDS encoding acyl-CoA carboxylase subunit beta, yielding MHDIIHQLDEKRGRAALGGGQKRIDAQHGKGKLTARERIEMLLDDGTFEEWDMFKEHRCVDFGMGESHIPGDGVVTGYGTINGRMVFVFSQDFTVFGGALSEAHAEKICKIMDHAMKVGAPVIGLNDSGGARIQEGVAALGGYADVFQRNVMASGVIPQISMIMGPCAGGAVYSPAMTDFIFMVKDSSYMFVTGPEVVKTVTHEEVTAEELGGAVTHTSKSGVADLAFENDVDALLMLRRFFNYLPLNNKEKPPVRETSDAADRLDFSLDTLVPDNANKPYDMKELILKMVDDTDFFEIQPDHAKNIIIGFARMEGQTVGIVANQPMVLAGCLDIKSSIKAGRFVRFCDAFNIPIITLVDVPGFMPGTAQEYGGIIKHGAKLLYAYAECTVPKVTLITRKAYGGAYDVMASKHLRGDVNFAWPSAEIAVMGPKGAVEIIFREDKGDPAKLAAKEAEYKAKFANPFVAGARGFIDDVIMPNETRKRICRSLAMLRGKKIENPWRKHGNIPL
- the soxX gene encoding sulfur oxidation c-type cytochrome SoxX, translated to MKTVSAVVAIILGPALAMSAGAQAPADYSAYPCLSYTLACGKSATRKPQTKTLEGALNGNAEKGRQIAQARDKGNCLACHLMKGGSQPGTRGPDLSHYGNAGRSDAETYTAIHDMRTRNPETLMPPFGTNEILSDLEIRDVVAFLQASK
- a CDS encoding rhodanese-like domain-containing protein, which codes for MQTRRLALFVAAMAGVIAAPLPFPVAALAADAATMQPKEGWYKALVDFDFMRQNVDIPLKKGVMIIDSRPAARQYDPGHIPGAVNIPDSQFDKQVAKLPADKATLLLFYCGGVDCMLSHNSAFKAEKLGFTNIRVYPSGMPDWKAKGGPISVSAAFIQKLIDDKAAYVLIDARPKRVADKGMIPTAINISDTEFDKHVDKLPTDKAMPLIYYCGGLECVLSDKSAEKARKLGYTNVLTYPPGYPEWEKLHGAPAPAAAGGSGAAGGAAGGAAAAAALVPGKEKGTVTVASFEQVWKTNPGSVMLVDVRDAKEFAAGTIKGAVNIPMNELEKKISALPTDKPVVFVCGTGARSGEAYDTVKLLGGKVQASFIDADIKFNADGSYAMTAKK
- the accC gene encoding acetyl-CoA carboxylase biotin carboxylase subunit, with the protein product MFKKILIANRGEIACRVIKTARKMGIATVAVYSEADKDAMHVEMADESVCIGPPPSKESYLSIDKIIAACKETGAEAVHPGYGFLSENPEFARRLEESGIIFIGPKHHSMAAMGDKIASKKLALEAKVNTIPGHNAAIDTPEQAVEIAKGIGYPVMIKASAGGGGKGLRVAYNNKEAHEGFAACKTEAKNAFGDDRIFVEKFVEEPRHIEIQLIGDAHGNTIYLHERECSLQRRHQKVIEEAPSSFIDPATRKAMGEQAVALAKAVNYQSAGTVEFVVGKDKSFYFLEMNTRLQVEHPVTELITGLDLVELMIRVAAGEKLPFTQEQVRLNGWAMECRINAEDPFRGFLPSTGRLVKYLPPPEAGHGNAGVRVDTGVYEGGEISMFYDSMIAKLIVHAATRDQAIARMRDALNQFVIRGVASNIAFQAALMQNPRFLSGDFNTGLIAEQYPKGFNAADVPHDDPAMLVAVAAAIHRQYLARNATISGQMPGHEFVPGDDFVVQLGTEQYQARVLKADGGWDVSFAGENYELRSDWQFGDPLYVGTLNGQSICMQVERRGLVYRLFHWGVQADMQVMSARTAVLKALMPVKAAPDMSKFLLSPMPGLLTQIAVTAGQEVKAGEILAKIEAMKMENVLKAERDCVVEKLLAMPGESLAVDQAIIAFK
- the soxY gene encoding thiosulfate oxidation carrier protein SoxY is translated as MNRLRRLILKGSAGGSVLACALASGLLRPTAAFAIDWNKTGFEAKAVADALKHIGAAGATESAEILIKAPDIAENGAVIPIEVTSRIAGAESISLLVEKNPFPLLAHVDLVNGTEGYINTRFKMGQTSVVKVVVKAGGKHYIASREVKVTIGGCGG
- the soxA gene encoding sulfur oxidation c-type cytochrome SoxA; translated protein: MRMKIRAWVLSAIAALGTTATVASDEPYREYYPQARIDPARGVNGDIGFSDTLPYWRNEEEVERNAKWVGDPNEQWKLNWKFMDLDRIDLHPGHLAVDEGEAMVAKLAKRDPAFLTCLADGGTKLNGLAAGYPKYDRALGRIVTVESRIEHCAKSVLNEEIRQGSPANNKIAVYFKSLSGGTPIKVNIGDGKVMEAYRRGERLFYKKTGQLNFACASCHVPGSIMGHKLRGETPTTPFADAAHYPTYRTPVGALESIQERFARCLGQMRTVQLKPGDPAFVDLEVFMTVLSNGYPVSVPSAR